A window of Nicotiana sylvestris chromosome 8, ASM39365v2, whole genome shotgun sequence genomic DNA:
TATAGATGGCTCCTTTGAGGCTATTTTCACTTTGATAGAGATCCTTGAGACCGAGCACCACCTCGAGGTTTAGAATGATATTGATTGCTCCTTTGAGCCTATTTTCACTttgacagagatcctcgagatcgggcaccatcttgaGGCTTGGTTGATGCAGGGGTTTTTGATCCCTCGAATGATGTACATTAGTGTTTATTGTATGACATGGTCATGAAATGGTCGAGGTGATCGTGTCGGTACATCTCCCTGAAAGTGATAAAGGCGTAGTTAGAATTAATGGGCCTTTTAGAGTAGGTGGACAGTCgccgcttgctctatatatgagttcatgtaaggccccatgaaatttctactcaaaaacccgaaAGCTCGTAGTGCCAAATTAGAATTATGTGTTAGCTCGCCgcggttcggaccctttggaCTGATGTCTGCATTAAAAAAGTTAGGGAATAATGTTTTTCAGAAAAGTGCATTTGTGCGGTCTATTATCCGGTCAcatagctatgcggaccgcatagtcgccgcagagtcagacagtttgatggttaattttgaggtAAACTaagcggccaattatgcgatcgtatATTCAATATGCGGGCTGCAaagtcatcgcataatccccttggaaatTTTGCTAGGGGCAGTTCTACGGTGCAATATGtgaccgcagaacaggtatgcgaaccacattcttgtcgcatacccgcgcagtttgttcaggttttgggGGCCATTTTTGCGGTCCCTTTTGCGGGCTGCATGTCAATTATGGGATCGCAGATTTTGTCGGGTCTCTTATTTTCTAAcatttaaaacccgaccccatcaAATTAAAAACACCACATTAGACCCCTTTTATTCAATTTTGCTGCAAATAGAGTGTGAGAGGAAGTTCTAGAGGTAGAGAGAGTGATCTTCATCAAGTCCCCACTCAATCCTTGCCTAAACCGCTGAAGATTATCAGGTAAGGCTGCTAGGCCTTCACCCCAAGATgtaagaacttgagccctaacCTTTGGTTTCGAAAGTCACACTAGAATGAGTAATTAGCAtatgggttcatgggtataagaatggaCTTTCTTGCATGTAGAAAAGCTAATAGGGTATGGGGAGGTTGTGAGCTAAAAAGATAACAATTGGGGTGTAAGATGATGAAAATCCCTCACAAAAGGATCCTAAAATCActatgcacacttagtgcttgataatattctcaaatgagctagagtcttaatcatgtctctaattctttgttcaatttgtaattctcataaaatagattAAAGTTGCCAAGAGTCCCGGAATTTCGTAAGAATTTAAGTAAAGCTCTATTGacgtatgtatggctaaaaccccctcttattagaaattgagctccgttggtgtATATACAAATGTGGTACGACTAAAATTGGATTGATGAATTGATtgttatttcacatgaatttgttTTGCAACTATATATACATGAAAGGTGTGCCTCAACGTGTTCAATATTCTATTCTTGATAATTTAAATATATGCGAAGAATATAAACCATGTGTTGGAATGCCTAGAACTCAAGTCAAGATTAAAACTAAGACTGTCATGCcaactatgtgaaatcttatctatGTTTACAACTTTAATTGCTCTTGTAGGTGCCTATTATCTTAAATTGCTAGGTTAGTATTGAAAGTTGACATAATGTggtaattgtggccctaagtgcctatgaattgatatatgtgaaataaagattgaaacaagatgattaatgagaaaggaacaatgccttggtatggcgtcctagccgatcgggccgtgatcggatgccttggcgcacacatggtggtattgtgctgatattgaattctagaaagtgagaatgagattgtgattgaggtacatgtcACAAATGAGaaaacctagccgatcgggtcgtgatcggactctgcTCAAGAAAGCAGTGGTATTGTGAATAAtgatgaacagtatgaaatgcccaaaACTAAAGCTATGGAGATTATGTGAAAGTTATATGATTCCTTTATTTGATGAAGTAGTGTTCGTTTAAAGCTTTTGATTGTCTCTTGTGATTtccttgttcttgtatgatagatctttctaataagatggtgtttagttatacatactagtactattccatggtactaacatcccttttgccgggggcgctacatttttgaatgaatgtaggtggctccatagagGACAATGCCGATCGCGCGTAGCAGAGTATCCTCCTCTTAAAGTCTTTGTGAGCCCTTTTTTCCTTCAAAGGGCTaagttgtacatcttttgttgtagacttccacttttgaggtattgTCGGGGCCTTGTTGTCGGCGTTGTCATAATTGTCTCTTGTAtctttagaggctctgtagacgtttgtgtgggttatgtacgggtgctGGATGGGTCAATGATTTATGTTGTTATCTAAACTCTAGTTCActtaatcatattgagttgggtagaaagtgttaaaaagacttgctcagttgggttcactcaattgagcgccggtcgcatctcccgaggttggggcgtgacaaacttggtatcaaagcctaaggGTTTAAtatgtcctaggatgtctcagagtAGTGCCTAGTAGAGTACTTCTTATCgatgtgtagtcgaccacatctataagttggaggctacttggtcatttaggaataacacccttctttgatattttGGATCGTGCGGCATAACTTGTTATGAAACTATCCCCCCTTTAACTAGTGCATTACTCTATCTTTCAGTGAATGGCACCTGAGAAGAAAGCAAGAATTGGCCAAAAAGCCAATGCCACCTCAGGAGTGGCTGATGATTCACTACTTGATACTGCATGTGAGCGTAGTCGCCCTACTATCACCCTGCCTTGTTCCTATATTTTAGAGCCGACTACACTAGTTCCTACACCTGCGGAGGGTACCACTATCCCTCCCATTGATACTCTTGTTCCGCCTCCAACCCCAACTTTCGGTTCTGGTATTTCTGATGGTGATCTTAGGAAATCTATCCAGATGCTAACTCATCTAGTAGCCTCTCAGGCCCAGAGGTCAAATGTTGTGCCAAGTTCATCCAGGcagcaaggggattccaccagttCCAGGGTGAACAGATTTCTTTAGGTAGACCCTCTAGTGTTTACGGGTGCCAAACCGGAAGAAGACCCTCAGGATTTTATttatgagatgcacaagaccctcagggttatgcATGCAACTGAGACAAAGGGAGTAGAGTTGGCTGACTACCATttgaaaggggtggcctatttGTGGTTTGAGTTATGGGAAGATTCCCGTGAGGAGGGAAGCCCTCCGGCCAGGTGGAGCAAGTTTGCCAatgcctttatagatcatttcctGCCTGCTCATACAAGGGCAGACCGTGCAGCAGAGTTTGAGAATCTGAAGCAAGGTAGcagaagtgtgtgggagtaccacatggagtttgctcgcTTGTTCAAGTATGGCATTcacatgttgcccacaatggaggaCATGGTGCCCATGTTTGTTCAGGGCCTAAAtcctttgactattaatgaggcttctacaaCTGCCTTGAATTCTGACGTGACTTATGGGAAGATGATAGCATTTGATTAGGGCACGGAGAACCGTAAACTGAAGAACtgaatggagagagagggtaacagcAAGGACCGGTCTACGAGCAACATGGGAGAGTCACCAAGTGGGGGAAGATCAGCTTTcaggggaggatcatcagggccGTCCCAGTTTCTTGCACAGTCTTCAGCTAGTGCATCGCCATCAAGGCCCAACTAGCAGCAGTAGTGGAGTCATTTCAGGCCCAGTCTGGGCAACAAGGGATCCCACCAGCGGGGTCGGTCAGGAGAGagatcccaatagtagcagaggTCCCCGTGCCCCATGTGCGGGAAGATGCATTCAGGGGTTTGCTACATGGAGTTACCCGtatgctatggatgtgggatgagggTTCATATTCTAAGGCATTGTCATGTATCTCGCCAGAGAGCGGGTAGGGGTATAGCACAGTCATCCAGTCCAGCAGTTGCTACATCTTCATCCCCCTCTCCAGCTCGAGGTACCCCAACACCCGCGGGGCGTGGTACAGCTAGGGGTGGTGCGCAAATTTTGGGAGGACCCAGccggttctatgctatgagtggtcaCCAAACCACAGAGGCTTCTCCGGATGTTGTTATAGGTATTTTGActatccaatctcatgatgtgtatgcacttattgaccctaGTTCCACtttgtcctatgttaccccttttgttgctatgaAATTTAGGATAGAACCGGATCAGCTTCATGAGCCATTTTCGGTGTCTACTCTGGTTCATGAGTCTATTACGGCTGCTCGAGTTTATAGAGGTTGTGTTGTTATGGTGCCTGGTAAGGGTACCATCGCCGATCTTATTGAATTGGGGATGGTCGGTTTTGATGTAatgatgggaatggattggctttattcatggtTTGCCAAACGTGGTTGTCGGACTAGAACTATGAGGCTTGAGTTTCCTAATGAGCCGGTTattgaatggaagggagataatgtagtgtCTAAAGGTCGGTTTAGTTCATACCTTAAGGCTGcaaagatgatcaagaaggggagtatctatcatttagttcgGGTTATAGACACCGATGCCAAGGCACTTAGCCTTGAGTTCATACCAGGCGTGAATGAATTATCGGATGTCTTTCAAGATAAGCTCCCTGGGATCCTaccagacaaggatattgattttgggatcGTTGTAATGTCAGGCACGCACCCTGTATCAATCCCACCTTACATAATGGCGTTGACAAAATTGAAAGAtctaaaggaacaattgaaggatttgctagagAAGGGTTTCTTCCGGCCAAGTGTGTCACCATGGGGCGAACTGGttttgtttgtaaggaagaaaaatAGGTCTCTAttgatgtgtattgactaccggcaactTAACAAAGTCACAATAAAACAAAAATACCCTCTACCAAGAATAGATGACTTCTTTGATCAATTGCAAGATGTTTcgtgtttctcaaaaattgacttgcggTCCGGGTATCATCAATTATAGATAAGAGACCAGAATATTCAAAAAATAGCTTTtgggactcggtatgggcactttgaatttctagtaatgtcttttgggctaacaaatgcccctgCAGCTTTcttggatcttatgaatcgagtcttcaagacTTTTTTAGACTCCTTTGTGGTAGTGTTCATTaacgatattcttgtgtattaCCAAAGTCAGGAGGACCATGCTAACCATCTCAGGGCAGTTATGCAcactcttcagcaacatcaacagtatgcaaaatttttgaaatgtgaattttggcttgaatttgCTGCATTATTGGGCCATGTCGTCTCTAGGGAAGGGAATTAttgttgatcctcaaaagattgaaGCAATGCAGAATTGACCTAGACCGACCACTcctacagagattcgcagtttcttgggtttggctaAGTACTACAAAAGGattgtggagggattttctactcttgcctctccattgaccaAATTGACGCAAAAAGTAGTTAAGTTCCAGTGGTCCGATGTTTGTGAATGGAGCTTCCATGAATTGAAATCATGATTGACTACAACACCGGTATTAACCCTGCTAGAGGGTACAGAGTAatttgtggtgtattgcgatgcttcaaggatcgggcttgggtgtgtgttaatgcaacacgACAAGGTTATAACttacgcttctaggcaactcaagaatcatgaaaagaactatccaacccatgacttagagcttgtgGTAGTGGTGTTTtcactaaagatttggcgacattatttgtatggggtccatgtggatgtgtttacgaaccacaagagccttcaatatattttcaagcaaaaggagttgaatctgagacatagaagatggctagagttactcaaagactatgacattgatattctctatcaccagggaaaggctaatgttgtggcagatgctattagtcgaaaatctatgggaagtttggcttatTTGAAGGCGTATCAGAGGTCGTTGGCCAGGGAGATTCACTAGTTGGCTAGTTTAGGAGTTCGTCTTGCGGACTCTAGCGAAGGGGGAGTGGTCGTGCAGGATAGGgttgaatcatcgcttgtggaGGAAGTAAAAGAGAAGTAATTCAATGATCCATTattagcacaactgaaagaggggattcataaacacaagaccacaactTTTTCCTTTGTCATGGTTGATGGTAGCCTATAGTACCaaggccgcctatgtgttccAGATATTGAAGGTCTACGGGAAAGAATCATGGAAGAATCTCACAATCCCAGGTATTCCATACACTAATGTTAAACAATAATTTATCATGACGTCAacgaagtttattggtggaacaacatgaaaaaGGATGTGGCGGACTTAActatcagcaagtgaaggccgaacatcaaaggtctgacggattggctcaaagcatagaaattccaaagtgtaaatgggagatgatcaacatggattttttGGTACGGTTACCGCGCACTCCGTGCAAGTtcaactcaatttgggtgatcgtggataGACTCACcaaatcagcgcacttcttgcctGTTAAATCTACTGACAAAGCTgaacagtatgctcagttgtatatcagggaaatagtcaggttgcatggcactccagtctcaatcatatCATattgaggggctcagttcacagaCAACATTTgtaagaaatttcagcaaggtttgcgcacgcaggtaaatcttagcaacGGTTTTCACCCTCAGACTGACGGGCAAGCAgagtggactattcagacgctcgaggacatgttgcatgcttgtgttcttgatttcaaGGGTATCTGTGATGATaatttgccactcatagagtttgcttataacaatagcttccatgctagtatccagatggcaccattggAGGCGTTATATggttggagttgtaggtctcccattgggtggttcgagattAGAGAAGCTAAATTGGTAGGGCCGGACCTCATGCATTAGGATATGGAGAAAGTCACGATTATTAATGAGAGGTTGGAAACTGCTcaaagtcgccaaaagtcttattcggacgttcgtcgcagagatttggagttcaaagaagatgactgggtatttttgaaggtttcccctatgaagggtatcatgcggtttggaaagaaagaaaaattgagtttgaggtatgtcggaccatatAGAATCAtttagaggattggtcaggtggcatacaagctcgagctgccacccgagatatCATTGGTACACCCAATCTTCCATGTCTATATTGAAGAAGGTAGTGagagatccgtccactattgtgcaagttgaaactattgaggttaatgaagaactgtcatatgaaggagttccagttgccattcttgacaggcaagtccggaaattgagaaataaggaaattgcctccgtaaaagtgttatggcggaaccagcaagttgaggaagccacttgggaagacgaggaagaaatgagaaagaagtacccacatttgtttgtatatccatgtaatagcttttatgcatttggttcTTATGACTTCTTATCCTTTGATTTGATATATGTAAATCTGTTCTATTTTTGTTATATATTTcctatgcggccatggttagtgttgtacaagttatgttatgtctatggaatATGTATATGCTATTAGGATATGTTTCTAGGGCTCTCTAATGGGTGGATAGGTCTATATACAAGGGAAACTCTGCAAAATTTTTTGAAAGATGAGGTTGCACAAAGATTGCTAatgagtgaaccttgatcctcatttgaGGAAGAATGATCTTATGTGGGGGaagatgtaaggccccgtgaatttttctcaaaaacccGAAAGATCGTAGTGCCAAATTAGCAAGCTTACCGCGGTTCGGACCTTTTGGACTGATCTATGCATTAAAAAGTTAGGGAATAATATTTTTCAGAAAAGCGTATTTCTATGGTCCATTAAGCAGTCGCATAATAGCTATGAggaccgcataatcgccgcaGAGTCAgacagtttgatggttaattttgaggtcaactacgcggccaattatgcgatcgcataatcaatatacgggccgcatagtcatcgcataatacCTTTGGAATTTTTGCGAGGGGCAGTTCTGCTGTACATTATGCGACCACAAAACAGGTATGGGGACTGTATTCTTTTCGCTTACCCCCCagtttgttcaggttttgggGGCCATTTTTACTGTCCCTTTTGCGGTCCACATGTCAATTATGCGATCACAGATTTTTTCGGGgatcctattttctaacttttaaaacccgaccccatcacattaaaaacaccccattagacccCTTTTATGTTATTTTACTACAAATAGAGTAAGAGAAGAAGTTCTAGAGGGAGAGGGAGTGATCTTCATCAAGTCCCCGATTAATCCTTGCCCAAACCattgaagattatcaagtaaaaCTACTAGTccttcaccccaagaggtaagaactgGATCCCTAACCTTTGGTTTCAAAATTCACACTAGAATGAGTAATTAGCATGTGGATTCATGGGTACAAAAATGGACTTTCTTGCATGCAGAAAAgataatagggtatggggagGTTGTGAGCTAAAAAGATAGCAATTTGGGGTGTAAGATGTTGAAAATCCctcacaaaagggtcctaaaatcacaatgcacgcttagtgcttgataatatgctcaaatgagctagattcttaatcatgtctctaattcttggttcaatttgtaattctcataaaatagattAAAGTTGCTAAGAGTCCcggaattttgtaagaatttaggGAAAGCTCTATTGACGTATGTATGGATAAAACCCCctcttattagaaattgagctccgttggcgtatatgcaaatgtggtaagactaaaATTGGATTGATGAATTGATTGTTATTTCACATGAATTGGTTTTGCAACTATATATACGTGAAAGGTGTGCCTCAGCGTGTTCAATATACTATTTTTGATAATTTAAAGATATGCGAAGAATATAAACCATGTGTTGGAATGCCTAGACCTTAAGTCAAGATTAAAACTGAGACTGTCATGCCAACTATGGGAAATCTTATCTATGCTTACAAcatgaattgctcttgtatgtgcctaTTATCCTAAATTACAAGGTTAGTATTGAAAGTGGAAATAGTGTGATAATTGTGTTcctaagtgcctatgaattgatatgACTGTCATGCcaactatgtgaaatcttatctatGCTTACAACCTGAATTGCTCCTGTATGTGCCTATTATCCTAAATTTCAAGGTTAGTATTGAAAGTGGAAATGGTGTGATAATTGTATACCTAggtgcctatgaattgatatatgtgaaataaagattgaaacgagatgattaatgagaaaggaacaacgccttggtaaggcggcctagccgatcgggccgagatcggatgccatgccgcacacatgatggtattgtgttgatattgaaTTCCAGAAACtgagaatgagattgtgattgaggtacatgtctcaaatgaggcaacctagccgattggATCGTGATCGGAATCCACTCAAAAATGCGGTGGTATTCTAAATAAtgatgaacagtatgaaatgccccaaaataaagctatggaaattatgtgaaagttatgtgattcttttatttgatgatttGGTGTTCGGTTAAAGATTTTGATTGTCTCTTGTGATTTCCTTGTTCTTGTAttatagttctttctaataagatggtgtttagttatacatactagtactattcaatggtactaatgtcccttttacCGGGGGTGCTACATTTTTGAATGAATGTATGTGTCTCCATAGTGGACAGTGCTGATCGCGTATAGCGGAGTATCCTCCTCtgaaagtcttggtgagcccctttttcctTCGAGGGGTTAAGTTGTACATCATTTGTTGTagacttccacttttgaggtacaGCCGGGGCCTTATTGCCGGCATTGTCataattgtcttttgtatccttagaggctccgtagacgtttgcgtgggttatgtacgggtgttggaaGGGTCAATGAACtgtgttgtaattctaaactctaGTTCTTCTAAACTATAACTATATGAAATCTTGGAAACTTAGCCATGGTCTAAGGTTTGTAATATaaaaatgaactaacaatgtcGAATGTACTATCTTTactattgtctaaataaatgaaagtgTGGTTACCTTAATCATATTgtgttgggtagaaagtgttaaAAAGGCtttctcagttgggttcactcgattgagcgcatGTCGCGCCTTGGGGCGTGACAGTTTATTTCCTTATTTGCTGAGGATTTTGCTATTTTGAGCCGCTATCCCTTTTTATAGAATTCTTCTTCCTTACGTCAGCTTTTCTATCATTTTGAATCAAAGTTCGCCTGAGTATTCATTTTCCTTCCCTTGTTTTATTATCGTTGTGGCTGCCATGCCTAAATCCATTCACCAAGAAGAGGAGGGTTCCGCTTCTTCTTCCTGCTCAATCGGTGGTATACCGCCGGCGTCTCGCGAGCCAATCTCAAGACACTTTGTCTCAAGGAGTGATATTTTGCTAGAGGCCTCCCAATGTCGAAGGCCATTTGGATCATGCATCATGACTTACTTCATTAATAGGAGAGGAACACCTCGAGGAAGTGAGGAGAGACTctggatggggagaaaaggtggtactgcaggtaccCTCCACGGAAGAGAACATTACGACTCATACAGAGGGGTTTTAACACGTATACGCGTACCCCTTCACATTGGGTCCTATTGATAGAGTCGTGTTTGACTTCTGTCGAAGATATCGGGCTACCCTAGCATGGGATCACCCATCGTTCTGGAGgatagtgctgatgatgaggttctttgtagAAAGAGCCGGGCTCGAGTTCACCATTATCCATCTCATCAAATTATACCAACCCTTTCATTGACAAGGCTTGATAGCTTTGCGATGCTGATCTACCAgaccctttgttgttgatgatgaagaaaatGGGTACCGAGGATGGATTAATCGATTCATTCGAGTAAGGACTATCACTATTATCCCCGTGAAATTTCGTtcgtttcctgagaaatggaatttcacacgtaagtggtgcaCTTGTGTTCTTATTATTTTGCCCATGGTGAAGGCGGACTCTGTAAAGATGCTTTCCTTTCCTTTTCATTTTGCAGGAATCCAATGGATGCCATACGAGGTTCCTGAACTGGGGGATTCATCTCGGAAACTAGCAGCTTTCTTGACTTAcgatgagcgtaagtggcgagatcTAGCCAAGGGTggatgggaggcaaaacatcaCGGTACGTGGTGTGTGGCTTGATTCCTTTGAAAGGGATTTTCTTTTATGTGTACTAACTCCATTACCACAGGCATTGGAGATTTTTTTGAGATGAGGTCATGCCCCCTCGGTGAGGAGGAATAATAGTCGACTTTGGGGTCGAGGATCGACAACAAACGGAAGGAGTCCTCAAAGAATGAGAGTTCTTATAGCGAGCGAAGCCCTTCTCGAAGGCTCGAAGAAGATGTACCTGCTCATCCTACGTAATCTGAGGATTCTAGCCTTGGAAAAGTAGTTCCTCTCTTGCCACCGTCTTCATTTTCCGCCGAAGGTACTTTGAGGTATACAGATGTTCAGTCGTCGTCCTCGCCCCCCgttgaaggtacttcgagggatgttcgagACCAGGGGACGCTTAAATCAAGTAGGGTCTCGAGTGACCGTTCCCCCACCGAGATCAGTTCAACTAGGGCCAGTGAGACCAGGCCAGTAGGTGCACGCTCGACCTTTGAAGAGGCTTAGTGGCTTTGTTCTATGGTAAGCTTTGGTCGACTTCGTCTATCTtctaattttacatttttattttcttattgaGCTTCTTTTTCATAGGCCTTCGACAAGCTAAAGTCTGAGCTGCTCGCCGTGAAGCTAGGTTTTGGAAAGCCTTGTATGAGGAGAAATCCCTCAAGCTTCTTTGCGATAAGAGTGGAGATGAGTTCATATACCTGTGGTACGAAGCGAGTAAGAGCCTGAACTACGAAAGCCACCTTGAGAAGCAGGTAACCTTTGCTCTGAGGGAATGCATGTTTGTTCTTCTAACCTCAtggattaatattttgatacctTAGTTGTAGAGAAAGGCAGAGGATTTGGAATGCCTTTGGGGCGAGGTCGGCCATGCCAAGCATGAGTGTAGCGAGCTAAGGACTCGGATAGATGCCCACgttgcggccaagaagaatgctcTGGCCAAGGTTTCTACGCTCGAGGTGCAACTTCGGAATGCCCGTGAGAACAACTTGATTCAGACGAGCAGGATTTCAAATATTGAGTCCAGGATTTTAGAGATGAAGGCTAAAGTTATGGACGCCCGGGCAGAAGCTTAAGAGATTCGGGCTAAGGTCGACAAGAAAGTGTCTGTCTATTTAAAAGATGCTGCCGAAGCTTAGCTTGAGCTGAGAAAGGTTTCTGATCGAGAGAGAAGAAGCAGTGAATATACTGGTGTAAATCTCAAAGGGAAACCCTTGAAGAGATTTATGCTATGGGCTTCGATCAATCGGAAGAGATAGCGCAGGCCAAGGCAGATGTATAAGATGCCATGTTCCTTTTGTGTTATGCCGAAGATAGTGGAGACGCGGTCGATGGGGCCAAAGTTCCTGAGGGGTAAATAGACTAGGTTTTTTCCTATTTGATTCTTTGTACAACGTTCTTAGAGAACTTTGTGCATGTATCCTTGCATTGTTTCATATATGCGTATATGTAATGAAACCCTTTGGTTTTCTCCTTTCATGAATTTATGTTTGCTCGTGTATGTTTTTCTTTGTCTTGAGTTTTGATGTTTTTGTCAATGATTATCTAGACAAATTAGCCTTCGagtaaaaacccttaggtttgTAACTCGGCCCTGAGGCTTGTTGGAATGGCTCGTTGGTTCTTGCttgttgggtcggtacgacctctaatataggctggaATCTGGGCTATTAcgcatttgcccttaggcatttttagttaactgttttgggctTAGTCTCCAAGTTGGATTtcaactcgagctcattgacccttaagatTTTAAGCTGGCCTTTAGGCGCTTAAGGTTTCGATTGGTACGACCTTTTAATATAGGCTggagacagtggctcttatgcattgggtcggtacgacctttaattttaaactggcgacagtggctcttacgcattgggtcggtacgacctcttatgtAGACTTTATTTTCCCTCTCTAATGACTTTTTA
This region includes:
- the LOC138875407 gene encoding uncharacterized protein — its product is MHSGVCYMELPVCYGCGMRVHILRHCHVSRQRAGRGIAQSSSPAVATSSSPSPARGTPTPAGRGTARGGAQILGGPSRFYAMSGHQTTEASPDVVIGILTIQSHDVYALIDPSSTLSYVTPFVAMKFRIEPDQLHEPFSVSTLVHESITAARVYRGCVVMVPGKGTIADLIELGMVGFDVMMGMDWLYSWFAKRGCRTRTMRLEFPNEPVIEWKGDNVVSKGRFSSYLKAAKMIKKGSIYHLVRVIDTDAKALSLEFIPGVNELSDVFQDKLPGILPDKDIDFGIVVMSGTHPVSIPPYIMALTKLKDLKEQLKDLLEKGFFRPSVSPWGELGKANVVADAISRKSMGSLAYLKAYQSLLVEQHEKGCGGLNYQQVKAEHQRSDGLAQSIEIPKCKWEMINMDFLVRLPRTPCKFNSIWVIVDRLTKSAHFLPVKSTDKAEQYAQLYIREIVNLSNGFHPQTDGQAEWTIQTLEDMLHACVLDFKGICDDNLPLIEFAYNNSFHASIQMAPLEALYGWSCRSPIGWFEIREAKLVGPDLMH